In Streptomyces erythrochromogenes, the DNA window TTGGACTCCTCCACCGCCCGCACCGCGTCCGGCCGCCCGGCCGGCATCGTGAAGCCCGCGTGCGCCGCCCGCGGCACACGGACGCGCAGCGCCTTGCCCGCCTCCTTCGGCGAGTCCGCCGCCACGCGCGGCGCGAACCCCGCCACGTCCGGAATCCGCTGTCCCGCTGTCGCCGCCATCGGTGCCGCCCCCACCCGTTCGTCATGTGATCGCTTCGAGAACGGGCTGACCGTATCGACAGCCCGGCATCCCTGGCCAGCGGCTACAGCCCGGCGTCCCTGGCCAGCAGCGCCGCCTGGACCCGGTTCTCGCAGCCCAGCTTCGCCAGGATCCGGCTCACGTACGTCTTCACGGTGGCCTCGCTCATGTGCAGGCGACGGCCCGCGTCCGCGTTGGACAGGCCCTCGCCGAGCAGCGCCAGCACGCCCCGCTCCCGCTCGCTCAGCTCTGCGACCTGCCGGCGGGCCTCCTCGCCGCGCGCGGCGGCCTTGCCCGACGCCAGCTGGTCCACGACGTGCCGGGTGGCCCCGGGCGAGAGGTAGGCGTCCCCGGCCGCGGCCGCCCGGACCGCCCCGATCAGCTCGCCCGGCGCCGAGTCCTTCAGCAGGAACCCCGCCCCGCCCTGGCCCAGCGCCCGCAGCACGTTCTCCTTCTCGCCGAAGGTGGTCAGGATCAGGGCCCGCACCTCCGGCGCGGCCCGCCGGAGCTCGACCAGCGCGGTCAGACCGTCCATCACCGGCATCTGGATGTCGAGCAGCATCACCTCGGGGGTGTGCGAGCGGGCCAGCTCCACCGCCTCCCGGCCGTTCGCCGCCTCCGCGACGACCTCGATGTCCGGCGCCGAGGTCAGGATCATCCTGATCCCGGCCCGGATCAGCGGCTCGTCGTCGGCGATCACCACTCTGATCACTTCGGCTGTCACCCCGTGCTCCTACTGCTTGACCTCGTACGCCTGCTTGTCCACGAGCTTGCCGTCCAGGAAGCAGAACCGGAAAACCAGGTCCGTGGTCAGTGTGCTGGGCTGATGGTCGGCCAGCAGCACCAGGCACTGCGCGCCCTCCGGCCGGGGCGGCCCCTTCCGCTCGGCCCCCGCGGTCAGGAAGCTCTCGCCGCTCGGCAACCGCCCGCGGACCGACTTCTCGCTCTCGCCCACGTGCACGGCGTCGTACTCGTCCCGGCCGATCATCGAGTCGCTCGCCGTGTCCATCAACATCACCGCCGCGGCGACCATCACGATCACCAGCACCACCACCGCCGCGAAGGCGATCCCGCAGCCCACCGCGATCCCGCCGGCGCGGCTGGGGACCCGTACGGCCAGGTCCCGGTCCACCGCGGCCCAGTCCATCGGCTGCTGCTCGCCGCGCCGCCCCCGCACCTGGGGCGGGGTGCCCTTCTGCGCCTGCGCCTGCTGTCCGAAGTCGTCGGCCACGTCCTGGGCGCCGGCCGGCTCCGTGCCGTACGGCAGCACGCCGGCCACCCGGAACCCGCCGCCGTCGGCGGGGCCCGCGTGCACCATGCCGCCGACCAGCCGGGCCCGCTCGCGCAGCCCCGTCAGGCCCTGCCCGCCCGACACCACGTCCTCGTCCGGTCCGGCCGACGGCCCGTTGGCGATCTCCACCACCAGCGAGTCGTCCTCGTAGCGCAGCTCCACCGTGATCGGCGCCCCCGGAGCGTGCTTGTACGCGTTCGTCAGCGCCTCCTGCACGATCCTGTACGCGGCGTGGTCGCACGCCGCGACCAGCGGCCTCGGCCGCCCCGAGGTGGTCAGCCGCACCTCGGTCCCCGCGCCCCGCGCCGCCTCCACGACCCCCGCGATCCCGGCGACTCCGCGCGCCGCGGGCTGCGCCTCCTCCACCGGCGCGGGCGCCTCCACGCCGTCGCGCAGGATGCCGACGACCTCGCGCAGTTCGTGCATCGCGGACACCGAGGCCTGCCGCAGCACGCCCACGGCCTCCCGCTGACGGTCGGTGAGCTCGGGATCCACCTCCAGCGCACCCGTGTGCACGGAGATCAACGCCAGCTGGTGGCCGAGGCTGTCGTGCATGTCCTGGGCTATGCGCTGGCGCTCGCGCAGCCGCGCCTGACCGGCGACCATGGCCCGCTCGCGCAGCAGCTGGCCGTTGCGCTCGTGCAGCGCCGCGAGCAGGGTGCGGCGCTGGGACCAGTACCGGCTGGCCAGCCCCGGCATCACGGTGACCGCCAGGAACATCAGCGTGGAGAACACGATCACCAGGAGCGGCCGCATCTGCGACCACTGGTCCAGGACGCTGAGGGCGATCGACGCGACGAAGGCCAGCGTGAAGGCGCCGAGCGCCCGGCCCACGCCGACGATCCGCCGGCCGGCCGACCAGCCCAGCAGCGGCAGGACGAAGAACAGCCCCGGGAGGGCGGCGCTCAGCGCCGAACCCGCCACGAGGGTCGCCGCCGGCAGCCGCCGGCGCAGCAGGGCCAGGACCACCACGACGACGGCGCCCAGCAGCATCCGCTGCCCGGACCCCCGGTCGAGTTCCTCGACGCCCAGTCCGAGGATGGCCAGCACACCGGCGAGGGCGAGGTCCCCCGCCAACATCCGCCACGTCCACGGCTCGGGGCCCCGCAGCCAGTCCCAGCCCGCTCGTGTCTTCGCCATCACATCCACGCGCCCGACCCTAGACACCCGGCCCCCGCACCGGCCGTCCTCTTTCGTCTCATCCGCGGTGACGAAAGTCGGATCCTGCGGCAGCAGTTGACTGCGTACGCCCCTGCGAGGGGTTCCGCCGTGACCGACGCCACACGCCCGACGCCGGGCACCACCCGCCGGTGCGTTCCGCGTCACGCGCACCCGGTCGCGGGCAAAGCGAAACGGCCGCCACCGCTTTCGCAGTGACGACCGTCTCGTCGATGTGGGCGAGGGGGGATTTGAACCCCCACGTCCCGAAGGACACTGGCACCTGAAGCCAGCGCGTCTGCCGTTCCGCCACTCGCCCGAGCAGCGTCCCAGTGGTCTTCCCTTTCGGGCCGTTCCCCTGGCGACGTCGAAACATTAGCACGTAGAACGGGGTGGGTTCACATCGCTTTCCCCGGGGGCACACGCCCCGGCGTGGCCTGCCCCTCCCGCACTCCGCTCCCGGTGCGGGACACTGTTCCTCGGGCGCCCCTACGATCCCTTGTGAGGACCAACACTCGTCCTCACAGGAGCGATGGGGAACCACCCGAATCCGCCACGCGTGGATACGATCAGTAAGCAGTACAGGGCGACAACGACGGAGGAGGTGCCCCATGGGAGTTCTGAAGCGGTTCGAGCAGCGACTCGAAGGTCTGGTGAACGGCACCTTCGCCAAGGTGTTCAAGTCCGAGGTCCAGCCGGTGGAGATCGCCGGAGCCCTCCAGCGGGAGTGCGACAACAACGCCACCATCTGGAACCGCGAGCGGACCGTCGTCCCCAACGACTTCATCGTGGAGCTCAGCGCCGGCGACTACGACCGTCTGAGCCCCTACTCCGGGCAGCTCGGCGACGAGCTCGCGGGCCTCGTCCGCGACTACGCCAAGCAGCAGCGGTACAGCTTCATGGGCCCCATCAAGGTCCATCTGGAGAAGGCCGAGGACCTCGACACCGGGCTCTACCGGGTCCGCAGTCGCACCCTCGCCTCCAGCACCTCCCAGCCGCAGGGGGCAGCTCCGTCCCCGGCGAGCGGCTACGGCTACCCGCCGGTCGCCGCACCGCCCATGCCCGCCGGCCCGCCCCCGGGAGGACCGGCTCGCCGGCCCGCCCCCGGCGGTCCCGGCTCGGCGGCCCCGCCAGCGGGGTCCGGCGGACCGCGGAGGCACTGGATCGAGATCAACGGCACCCGCCACCAGATCTCGCGCCCCACGCTCGTACTCGGCCGAAGCACGGAAGCCGACGTGCGGATCGACGACCCCGGCGTATCGCGCCGGCACTGTGAGATCCGGACCGGAACGCCCTCGACGATCCAGGATCTCGGGTCCACCAACGGCATCGTGGTGGACGGGCAGCACACCACCCGCGCTACGCTCCGCGACGGCTCGCGGATCGTCGTGGGCAGCACCACCATCATTTACCGGCAAGCCGAAGGGTGAAGCGGGGGCAATGTCAGAGCTGACCCTGACGGTCATGCGGTTGGGTTTCCTGGCCGTTCTGTGGCTGTTCGTCATCGTGGCCGTCCAGGTCATCCGCAGCGATCTCTTCGGTACGAGAGTGACCCAACGCGGCTCCTCCCGCCGCGGCGGCGCCGGCGGCGCCCCGCAGCAGGGCGGCGGCCGCCAGGCCGCTCCTCCGCAGCAGCGCCAGCGTCGCGGTGCGCCGACCAAGCTCGTCGTCTCCGAGGGCATCCTCACGGGTACCACCGTGGCCCTCGCCGGACAGACGATCACCCTGGGCCGCGCCCACGACTCCACGATCGTGCTGGACGACGACTACGCGTCCAGCCGCCATGCCAGGATCTACCCCGACCGTGACGGCCAGTGGATCGTCGAGGATCTCGGGTCCACCAACGGCACGTATCTCGACCGGACCCGGCTGACCACCCCGACGCCCATTCCGCCGGGCGCACCGATCCGCATCGGCAAGACCGTCATCGAGCTGCGGAAGTAGTACGAGAATGAGCGAGCGGAGCGAGCGTGCGGCGGTGATCCGTGCCACCGAGGACACGGACACGGGCGCGCTCCCGACCGGAGGGTGGGCAGTGTGGCTCGAGACCGGTTGTACCCGGAGGAAGCTTCGTCGACAGGGCAGGTGCGCATGAGTCTGTCCCTGCGGTTCGCAGCCGGATCCCACAAGGGCATGATCCGCGAGGGGAACGAGGACTCCGGTTACGCCGGCCCGCGTCTCCTGGCGATCGCCGACGGCATGGGAGGCCAGGCCGCCGGCGAAGTCGCGAGCTCCGAGGTGATCTCCACCCTCGTGCAGCTCGACGACGACGTCCCGGGCTCCGACATCCTCACCTCCCTCGCCACCGCCGTGCAGCGCGCCAACGACCAGCTGCGCGTCATGGTCGAGGAGGACCCCCAGCTCGAGGGCATGGGCACCACCCTCACCGCCCTGCTGTGGACCGGCCAGCGCCTCGGCCTCGTCCACGTCGGCGACTCCCGCGCCTACCTGCTCCGCGACGGCGTCCTCACGCAGATCACCCAGGACCACACCTGGGTGCAGCGCCTGGTCGACGAGGGCCGCATCACGGAGGAGGAGGCGACGACCCATCCGCAGCGCTCCCTCCTGATGCGCGCGCTGGGCAGCGGCGACATCGTCGAGCCCGACCTCTCCATCCGTGAGGTCCGCGCCGGCGACCGCTACCTGATCTGCTCCGACGGGCTCTCCGGCGTGGTCTCCCACCAGACACTGGAGGAGACCCTCGCCGACTACCACGGCCCCCGCGAGACCGTGCAGTCGCTGATCCAGCTCGCGCTGCGCGGCGGCGGACCCGACAACATCACCTGCATCGTCGCCGACGTCCTCGACACCGACAGCGGCGACACCCTCGCCGCCCAGGTCAGCGACACCCCGGTGGTCGTCGGCGCGGTCGCCGAGAACCAGCACCAGCTCTTCGACGGCGGCAACGCCATGCAGACCCCGGCCGGCCGCGCCTCCGGGCTGGGCCGCCAGGCCCCGCCGCCCGCGGGCGCCTTCGGCCCCCCCGGCAGCGGCGACGCCTCCGGCTACGGGTACGGCGACAACGGCCAGGGCGGCGGCGGCTACGGCTCGTTCGGCGAGGCCGACGGCTACGACGGCGGCTCCGGCTACGACGACACGTACGACCACCCCCGCAGGCGCCGCAGCAAAGGGCGCAAGTGGACCACCCGCACACTGACCCTGCTCGTCGTCGCCGGAGTCATCGGCGGCGGCCTCTACGCCGGCTGGCGCTGGACCCAGACCCAGTTCTACGTCGGCGTGAAGGGCGAGCACGTCGCACTCTTCCGCGGCATCAGTCCGAAGCTCGGACCGCTGGAGCTCTCCAAGGTGGAGACCGACCGCCCCGACATCGAACTGAAGTACCTGCCGCCCTTCAAGCGGAAGCTGGTCGAGGCCACCATCAGCGAGGGCAGCCTCGACGGTGCCCGCAAGAAGCTGGACGACCTCGGCGTCCAGGTCTCCGCCTGCAAGAAGGACGAAGAGCGCAGAGGCGCCGAGGCGCAGAACAGCCAGTCACCCGGCCCCAGCCTGACTCCCGAGGAGCAGCAGCTGGTCGGCCTGTGCGGAAAGTAGCCCGCGGGCGCAGGGGGCCTGCCACACCATGAGCGTTGTCACCAATACGACCACCATCGGCGCCATCGAGCTGCCGAGCCGGCGGAACACCGAGCTCATGCTGCTCGCCTTCGCCGTGGTCATCCCGATCTTCGCCTACGCCAACGTGGGTCTGGCGATCCACGGCGAGCTGCCCCCCGGCATGTTCGTCTACGGGGCCGGGTTCGCCGTCCTCGCCGGCATAGCGCACTTCGTCGTACGCCGGTACGCGAAGTACGCCGACCCGCTGCTGCTGCCGCTCGCCACCCTGTTGAACGGCCTGGGCGTCGTCCTGATCTGGCGCCTGGACCAGTCCGAGCGGCTGCAGAACCTCGCCAAGCGCAGCTTCGGCGCCTTCTCGCCCTCCGCGCCCAACCAGATGCTCTACACGGCGCTCGCCATCGCCCTGTTCGCCGCCGTGCTGCTGATCCTCAAGGACCACCGTGTCCTGCAGCGGTTCACCTACATCTCGATGGCCGGCGCGCTGGTGCTGCTGATCCTGCCCGTCGTCCCGGGCCTGGGCGCCGACGTCTTCGGCGCCAAGATCTGGATCAGCGTCGGCGGCTTCTCCATCCAGCCCGGCGAGTTCGCGAAGATCGTCATCGCGATCTTCTTCGCCGGCTACCTGATGGTGAAGCGCGACGCGCTCGCGCTGGCCAGCCGCCGCTTCATGGGCCTCTACCTGCCGCGCGGCCGCGACCTCGGCCCGATCCTGATGATCTGGGCGATGAGCCTGCTGGTCCTGGTCTTCGAGAACGACCTCGGTACCTCGCTGCTCTTCTTCGGCATGTTCGTGATCATGCTGTACGTGGCCACCGAGCGCACCAGCTGGATCGTCATCGGCCTGCTGATGTCGGTCGGCGGCGCGGTCGTGGTGGCCTCCTTCGCCAGCCACGTCCAGGCCCGCGTCAACGCCTGGCTCGACCCCTTCGGCTGCTACGCCACCTCGGGTGCCTGCGAGCAGGTCGGCCAGTCGATCATGAGCTTCGGTTCCGGCGGGGTCCTCGGCGCCGGATGGGGCCAGGGCAACTCCGACCT includes these proteins:
- a CDS encoding response regulator transcription factor, which codes for MTAEVIRVVIADDEPLIRAGIRMILTSAPDIEVVAEAANGREAVELARSHTPEVMLLDIQMPVMDGLTALVELRRAAPEVRALILTTFGEKENVLRALGQGGAGFLLKDSAPGELIGAVRAAAAGDAYLSPGATRHVVDQLASGKAAARGEEARRQVAELSERERGVLALLGEGLSNADAGRRLHMSEATVKTYVSRILAKLGCENRVQAALLARDAGL
- a CDS encoding sensor histidine kinase, translating into MAKTRAGWDWLRGPEPWTWRMLAGDLALAGVLAILGLGVEELDRGSGQRMLLGAVVVVVLALLRRRLPAATLVAGSALSAALPGLFFVLPLLGWSAGRRIVGVGRALGAFTLAFVASIALSVLDQWSQMRPLLVIVFSTLMFLAVTVMPGLASRYWSQRRTLLAALHERNGQLLRERAMVAGQARLRERQRIAQDMHDSLGHQLALISVHTGALEVDPELTDRQREAVGVLRQASVSAMHELREVVGILRDGVEAPAPVEEAQPAARGVAGIAGVVEAARGAGTEVRLTTSGRPRPLVAACDHAAYRIVQEALTNAYKHAPGAPITVELRYEDDSLVVEIANGPSAGPDEDVVSGGQGLTGLRERARLVGGMVHAGPADGGGFRVAGVLPYGTEPAGAQDVADDFGQQAQAQKGTPPQVRGRRGEQQPMDWAAVDRDLAVRVPSRAGGIAVGCGIAFAAVVVLVIVMVAAAVMLMDTASDSMIGRDEYDAVHVGESEKSVRGRLPSGESFLTAGAERKGPPRPEGAQCLVLLADHQPSTLTTDLVFRFCFLDGKLVDKQAYEVKQ
- a CDS encoding FhaA domain-containing protein; translation: MGVLKRFEQRLEGLVNGTFAKVFKSEVQPVEIAGALQRECDNNATIWNRERTVVPNDFIVELSAGDYDRLSPYSGQLGDELAGLVRDYAKQQRYSFMGPIKVHLEKAEDLDTGLYRVRSRTLASSTSQPQGAAPSPASGYGYPPVAAPPMPAGPPPGGPARRPAPGGPGSAAPPAGSGGPRRHWIEINGTRHQISRPTLVLGRSTEADVRIDDPGVSRRHCEIRTGTPSTIQDLGSTNGIVVDGQHTTRATLRDGSRIVVGSTTIIYRQAEG
- a CDS encoding FHA domain-containing protein FhaB/FipA, with translation MSELTLTVMRLGFLAVLWLFVIVAVQVIRSDLFGTRVTQRGSSRRGGAGGAPQQGGGRQAAPPQQRQRRGAPTKLVVSEGILTGTTVALAGQTITLGRAHDSTIVLDDDYASSRHARIYPDRDGQWIVEDLGSTNGTYLDRTRLTTPTPIPPGAPIRIGKTVIELRK
- a CDS encoding PP2C family protein-serine/threonine phosphatase; this encodes MARDRLYPEEASSTGQVRMSLSLRFAAGSHKGMIREGNEDSGYAGPRLLAIADGMGGQAAGEVASSEVISTLVQLDDDVPGSDILTSLATAVQRANDQLRVMVEEDPQLEGMGTTLTALLWTGQRLGLVHVGDSRAYLLRDGVLTQITQDHTWVQRLVDEGRITEEEATTHPQRSLLMRALGSGDIVEPDLSIREVRAGDRYLICSDGLSGVVSHQTLEETLADYHGPRETVQSLIQLALRGGGPDNITCIVADVLDTDSGDTLAAQVSDTPVVVGAVAENQHQLFDGGNAMQTPAGRASGLGRQAPPPAGAFGPPGSGDASGYGYGDNGQGGGGYGSFGEADGYDGGSGYDDTYDHPRRRRSKGRKWTTRTLTLLVVAGVIGGGLYAGWRWTQTQFYVGVKGEHVALFRGISPKLGPLELSKVETDRPDIELKYLPPFKRKLVEATISEGSLDGARKKLDDLGVQVSACKKDEERRGAEAQNSQSPGPSLTPEEQQLVGLCGK
- a CDS encoding FtsW/RodA/SpoVE family cell cycle protein, producing the protein MSVVTNTTTIGAIELPSRRNTELMLLAFAVVIPIFAYANVGLAIHGELPPGMFVYGAGFAVLAGIAHFVVRRYAKYADPLLLPLATLLNGLGVVLIWRLDQSERLQNLAKRSFGAFSPSAPNQMLYTALAIALFAAVLLILKDHRVLQRFTYISMAGALVLLILPVVPGLGADVFGAKIWISVGGFSIQPGEFAKIVIAIFFAGYLMVKRDALALASRRFMGLYLPRGRDLGPILMIWAMSLLVLVFENDLGTSLLFFGMFVIMLYVATERTSWIVIGLLMSVGGAVVVASFASHVQARVNAWLDPFGCYATSGACEQVGQSIMSFGSGGVLGAGWGQGNSDLIGFAANSDFIFSTVGEELGLSGVMAFLLVYGLIIERGVRTALAARDPFGKLFAIGLSGAFALQIFVVAGGVMGLIPLTGMTMPFLASGGSSVLANWILIAVLIRISDTARRPAPAPAPSPDSEMTQVVRPS